Genomic window (Thermostichus vulcanus str. 'Rupite'):
CATCACTGTCTTGGGCCATTTTCAGGGTTTCTGGCGGTAAGGGATCCCCGGTTTGTTCGTAGGCAATGCCCCCTATCAAGCCCTCCTGCCACTGAATGCCAAACCCCATCCGCTTCGCTACAGCATCCAATATGGCTCGCCCCACCTGCAGAATTTCTGGGCCAATACCATCTCCGGCCAGTGCAGTGATCCGATAGGTACGTGCAGAAGCAGTCATAGCAATCTAAAAGCAGGGCAAGGGCTTAGAGATATTACCATTTTGGATCCCTGGGTCTCGGCGTTCGGCTCAAAAACTTCCCAGAAACTTCCAAGAAAAAAGAGCAGCCTAGCTATCGCCACGCTGCACCCTTGGGTTGCCCACTTACACTTACTTGTGTTTGTCAATCCTTATTTGTCAGGACTCTATCAAGACACAAGATCACCACACAAGAAAGAATAGGGATACCCCCTCAAATTCAGAACAGGCCCAGAGTCACCCACTTATCCAAAGGTAGAGTTGCACCGATGCCCAAGTAGAGGGTAACCAAAGTGCCAATCAGGAACACCGTGGTGGCCACCGGACGACGCAGCGGGTTTTGGAACTTGTTGACGTTTTCAATGAAGGGCACAAACAGCAAACCAACAGGAATGGCCGACATCAAGGCAATCCCCAAGAGCTTGTTCGGCGCAATGCGCAACAGGTGGAAAGCAGGGTAGAGATACCACTCCGGCAAAATTTCCAGAGGAGTGGCAAAGGGATCCGCAGGCTCTCCTACACCCGCCGGATCCATCACCGAGAGTGCGACTATCAAACCAATCGTGCCCAGGATCACCACCGGGAACATATAGAGCAAATCATTGGGCCAAGCGGGCTCACCATAGGTCATGTGGCCCATGTTTTTCTTCAGCTTGGCTACTACCTTGGGATTGTCGAGGTCAACCTTACGGGTAATCGCTTCGGTAGCCACAACCTGCTTTGAGACAGCCATGGGAGTTCTCCTTGTCGAGGTGCAAAAGTTGCTAACAGTTGGGGAAGGGCTTGGCCGAACCGCTAAGAGCAAGAAAGCTCACACAGGGATCCCAACCAAGCCAAAGGACAGATCACAAAGGCCCGGAAATGCCTTGGCGACGGATCATCAAAAAGTGCATGGTCATGAAGACAGCGATCAACCAAGGCAACACAAAGGTGTGCAGACTGTAGAAGCGGGTCAACGTCCCTTGGCCCACAGCTTCACCTCCCCGGATGAGCTGTACCAACAGGTCACCCACCACCGGAATAGCACTGGGCACACCGGAGACGATCTTGACCGCCCAATAGCCCACCTGATCCCAGGGTAGGGAGTAGCCGGTCACACCAAAAGAAACCGTCAGCACCGCCAAAATCACACCGGTCACCCAGGTCAGCTCGCGGGGCTTCTTGAACCCCCCCGTTAGGTAGACCCGGAAGGTGTGCAAAATCATCATCAACACCATCATGGAGGCGCTCCAGCGATGGATGGAACGCAACAACCAACCGAAGTTCACCTGGGTCATGATGTAATTAACCGATTCAAAGGCCTCCGCCACCGTCGGACGGTAGTAGAAGGTCATGGCGAAGCCCGTGGCAAACTGAATTAAGAAGCACACTAGGGTTACCCCGCCCAGGCAGTAGAAGATGTTAACGTGAGGCGGAATGAATTTCCCAGTTGCATCGTCGACAAAAGGCGTGATCTCCAGCCGCTCGTCCAACCAGTCGTAAACTTTGCTCATAATGCCTGCTGCGATTTTTGAAAGTCGATATCTTGGGGCGGGTTAGGCCCACATCACCAAGCAATGTAACACGATCATTGAGTTAGGCTCAGCTTTGGGGCAAGGAAACCTTTCTCCAGCGGCAAAAGTAACCTTTTACGTCCATTGTTGTTCATGTTTCTTAATAAAACTGTTGTTGAGAAGCCGGGATTGAGAGGAATGAGTCGGGTTCGAGCAGGGATCCCATCGCTGCTACGGTGGGGGATACGGGTGTGGATCCTGGGGTGTTTGCTCTGGGGTGTATTGGGGAGCGGGGCCGGCCAAGTACAGGCCAGCCGCTGGGGAGAAGAACAGCAACTGATCGCCCAGGCTTGGGCTTACGTGGATCGAGCCTATGTGGATCCGGCCTTTAACGGACAAAACTGGTGGCAGGTGCGGCAACGGGTGCTATCTAGGCCCTTGAGTGAGCGGCAGCAAACCTACCATGCCATCGAAGAGATGTTGGCAACCCTCGGGGATCCTTTTACCCGGTTTCTGGATAAGGAACACTACCTGAGCTTACAAACCTCCACCGCCGGGGAACTGAGTGGCATTGGTTTGCAAATTGCCATTGACGATCAAGGCTCGGTACGGGTGATCGCCCCGATGGAAGGCACTCCTGCCGAGCAAGCCGGGATCCAAAGCCAGGACGAAATTCTGGAGGTCAATCAGGTGCCGGTGGCCGGCTTGAGCCTAGACGAAGTGGCCGAACGGATGAGGGGCCCCAGTGGTACTCCTGTCACCCTGAAGGTGAAACGACAGGATCGCATTTGGGAGCTGGAATTGGTTCGGCAATCGATTACCATCAACCCGGTGCGCACTCGCTTTTTCCAGCAACCGGAAGGAACCATCGCCTACATTCGTCTCAACCAGTTCAACGGTAATGCTGCTACCCAAGTTCGACAAGCCATCCAAGCAGCAGAAAATCAAGGAGTACAGGGCTACATTCTCGATTTACGCAACAATCCCGGTGGACTCTTGCAGGCGGCGATTGAAATTGCTCGGTTTTGGATCCCCAGTGGCAATATTGTGCTGGTAACAGACCGCCACGGCATCCAAGACAGCATTCCTGCCACCGGAGACATTCTCACAGAGGCCCCCCTAGTGGTGTTGGTGAACCAGGGCAGTGCCAGCGCCAGCGAAGTCTTGGCAGGGGCGCTACAGGATAGTGGACGGGCTCAACTGGTGGGAACTCGCACCTTCGGCAAGGGCCTGATCCAATCCCTTTTGGAGTTGGCGGATGGTTCGGGGCTAGCGGTCACTACTGCCAAATACCTGACTCCCAGCGGCCACGACATCCATCGGCAAGGGATCCAACCGGATGTGGTGGTGGCGGAGGGATCCGTGCCCCTGACGGCGGAAACCCTAGCTGGGCCGGAGGATGTGCAGTTGCAGCGGGCTTTGCAGTTGTTTGGTCAACCAATGCCTTTGGCCAAAGGGAGACCGCTAGGACAGGCTGCCTGAAGGATCCCGATCTCAGGGGTTAAGGATTGTTTTAGGATCAGGAATACAGATTTTGCGCGGCCTTGGGCAACTGTTTAGCCAAACGATGACCTTATCCTGAAAACGAACCTCGCATGAAGCCTCTTGAGCAATTTCATCACTTCTTCAACTGCTGCATTGGCGCTTGGAGCACCGAGCGAACCTATCATCACCTCACTCGCGGCGAAGTCGAGCGCTCCCGCACTGAGTTCACCATCCGTACCCTCACCCCCGACCTCAAGCACAAGGTTCTCGCCGACAATCATTACCCCAACCACAGTGTGGATGGATTTTTGGGCTTTCACCTCGCCTTCGAGACCGTTTCTGAAACCGGAGAAGAGGTGGCGCAGGAGCTAAACATGCTATTCGTGCCGCAGCAGGAAAACTCAAGGGGCCTAGAGGGGGATTATCTGCGGGATCGGGCCTATGAAGAAGATCGACCGATTGTCGCCACCTTTCGCTTTGATCCCGGATCCCTGCAATTGAGCATGACCACCATTTACACCCACGTGGTTGCCGTAGACTCCATTACTTTGCTCAATCCCCGCCTGCGCCTGCGGCAGATTCTCACCTATCAGCGTCCCCCAGCAGGCCAACCTCTACACGATCTGATCTTGGTGGGGTTTGGAGTAGAACAGAAACTGACTTAATCTGAACTCTACATCTGTGAAGTGAACCCTTCGGAAGACCTGAGATTGCCCCAGCATTTAGCCCTGATCCAGTCAGGGTTTGAGCGAGGCCAGTATCGACAAGTGTTGGAGCAAATCCGACAGGCCCAAAGCCGCTATCCGCAGTCGGGCAAGCTACGGCTGTGGCAGGCACTGGCACAAGAAGCTCTGGGGCAAACCCAGGAAGCTATTCTATTGGCCCAAACCCTCGTGCGCAATCCTGACCCAGAAGTAGCCCAGCAGGCTCGCTATATCCTCGGCATTTGGCAGGCTCCCCGGTTGCGACGTCCGCCGGAATGGCTGAGTGAAATCCCCGATCTCAGTCACTTGGAGGATGCCGAGCCACCCGAACACCGCCTCGCCTATCGGCGACCTCAACCCAAGCACTCTCGCTCAAACCCTGCTGCTCAAGCTACGGATGCCTCCAACCCCAGCGGAGCTGATCGCTTTGATACTAAACTTATTTGGGTATTAATCGGGATCCTCTCGGCGTTATTGGCCGTCCTAGCCAGGTTGCCTTGATCTGCCGGGTCGTCCCCAGGACGAAAGGGATCCCAGGGCGATTGGGTTGCCCGCCGTTTTCTAAGGAGTTGACCCTTTGGTGAAAGAGCAAGTACAGGTGATCGTCCCGGCTACCACCGCCAATTTGGGGCCAGGTTTCGATTGCATCGGTGCAGCCTTGGATCTCCACAATCGCTTCCAATTCCGCGAGATCCCTTCTGGCCTCAGCATTCACTATCGCGGGGGCGACCATGTCAGCCAGAGTAAAGACAACCTCGTCTACCGGGCCTTCAGCCGCGCCTTTGAGTTGCTGAGTAAACCGGTGCCGGGGGTAGAAATTGAAATTACCCTGAATGTCCCCCTTTCCCGTGGGTTGGGCAGCTCTGCCACCGCTATTGTTGGGGGGTTACTAGGGGCCAATGCCATTGGGGGGCTTAACCTAGCTCCGGAAACCCTGCTGCAACTGGCCATCGCCCTCGAGGGTCATCCAGACAATGTGGTACCCGCTTTGCAGGGCAGTTGTCAGTTGTGCGTACAGGGGCAGCAAGGGCAATGGGTGTTTTGCCCGATCGAGTGGCACGAGAGCATTGGCCTCTTGGCGGTGGTGCCCAACTTTAAGCTGTCCACCCAAGCTGCCCGCGAGATCCTGCCCAAATCGGTGAGCCTAGCGGATGCGGTGTTTTCCAGCAGCCATCTGGGGCTGTTGATTCGCAGCTTACAATTGGGCCGTGTGGACTGGCTGAGGGTAGCCCTGCAGGATCGTCTGCATCAACCGGCTCGTTTGGAATTGATCACCGGGTTCAAAACCGTTCAAGCTGCTGCACAGGCCGCCGGAGCCTACGGGGTGGTGATCAGTGGCGCTGGCCCCACCCTTTTGGCCCTTTGTGCTCCCGATGACCGAGAACGGGTGGGATCCGCCATGGTCAGTGCCTGGGCGCAACTGGATATTGAAGCAGAGGCCAAACTGCTCAACCTAGACCGGCAGGGTGGGCGGGTGCTGGAAGTTCCCTAGCTCGGGTAAACTGACCTCTTCATCTAAGGAATCTCTTAAGAAGCCCTTGCCCCCAAAGTGAACGCGGGTTTGCCACAATATCAGTCAGGTTTTGAGTTCCTAAGTCCGAACTTTGGATTGCAGGAACGACAACAGAGAATTGAGAAAGGACTGACTCAACTGGCCACCTTCAGCTGACTCCCCACCAGGAACTAGCACTGGTTCTGAGTAGCGTTCGTTGATGGTAAAAACTTCTTCAACAATGCCCACAGTTATCAGACAAAACCCCACCTTTTGGATCTCCAGCGGGGGCTGACGCAGAACCGCGGCAATATCACTGATCGTCGTTGTGCCGTTGGCATATTCCCACACCTGCCATTCCAAGCTAGTCAACTGATAGGGAGGGTTACCTCGAATGGTACTCATCAGAGTAGAAGTGGGTAGCGGCAGTTTCTCTATCAAGTTGGACCAGCTGTTAACTAGCCGTAAGCCCGACAGCGCCACCTGCTGGGGTGAGGCAACAAGCCCTGTCATCTCAGCATAGGGAGGAGGATAGCCATCATCAAAGGTAAAATAACCTTCCTCTAGAGTAAACAGCTTGGGAATTGGCGTTAGTACCTGCTGCTTAAACAGTAGCTTCAGCTGTTCTGTGGTCAATGCTCCTTGGATCTTCAAGTACAGCCCCAGAGGTTCTTTGTTAGCGCTAAGTCTCAACAAATGTTCAATGGTAGCAGCTCGTAACCAGCCTCGATGCCCAATCAGTGTTCTCAAACCTTGGTGATCCAACCGATTTGCTGCGGCTACAATCTTGCCATGCTGTAGGAAAATGTAGAAGTTCTCAACTTCCTCCTTTAATTGCACTGGTTCACCTACCGGTTGGATAGATAAACATCCTGACTTTTGTCCTTCTTGGAGGAAGCGGAAAAGTTCACCCAAAGAAAACTCTGATAGGTAACCTGTGATTTTCATATCTAAATTCCCCATCTTCCGTGTTTTTCAGTGACTCAGGACTTCCTGCAACTCCTTTGCCTGCTGCGCTGCATAGGTCTGAATGAGAGCAGTAATGAGGTTAATGGCTGAATCCCTATCCAATGCATTCACAGGTACCATGGGTGGGCGTCGATGCGGACTAAGGTACCCTAAAGCAGTAGCAATTTCTCCCACAGGCCAAGCATTGGGATGATCAACATGACTCAAGCCAATGATCATAGGCACTTGAGTGCGTCGCCGCATAAAAGCGAGGATTCGACGCGCCGGCAGAAAGTCTTGGGGTCGATGGGAGCTTACCAGTAGAATAAATGCATGGGCTTTAGAGATCAGGATTTCCCACATGAAATTGAACCGCTCTTGGCCAGGAGTTCCATAGAGATGCAATGCTACATTGGGGCCAAACTGTAGACGTCCAAAATCCATAGCTACTGTGGTTGTTCTCTTTAATTGACTCACCTCATCAGTAGCCTGCTTGTCAGTATCTACTGGTTCAATTTCACTGATTGTCCGAATTAAACTTGACTTACCAGAGCCAACTGGCCCGGCAATAACAATCCGCATGATTTCCATGCTTGCTTCTCCTTCTGTGCTACCTGTGCTACACAGCAGCGGTACTCAAGCTGCTACTGAAGCAACTTGACAGCTCCTTAACAATCTCTTTAATCTCCAAGTTCAAAAGACCTAGCTTAGCTGAGCTATCAGCAAGTACCAAAAGGACGGCTTCTTGTGTACAGCTAGTGAGAATTCCAAGACCAGCTTCTCCTTCAACCAAAATACGCTCCACTTTGCCGCGAGATAACTCTCGACTGATGCGCTCACTTAAAGAGAGCATTGCCGCAGACATTGCAGCAACACGCTCTTCATCCATTCCTCCCATCAGACTGGATGCAAGAGTCAAGCCATCAGGTGAGACAAGAGCTGTCCCCTGTACACTAGCTGTGTTGGCAACAAATTGTTGTAGAGTACTCTCCAATTTCCCAAGATTGATAGCCATGGTTATTTCTCCTGATTAGCTAGAGGTTTTGAGGATTCATCGGAATGCTAGAAATTGTTAACTTTTAGACTTTCGAACTTGCCAAGTAAAGTGACTAACAATCACACTACCTATATCGCTGCTGCTCCTGTAGCAATGAGACGTTGAAAGAGAGCCTGTGTCCAACCCGTTTCCTGTAGAACTGCCTGAGAAGATACCTCCACGTAAGCCTGCTCCATAAAAGCCAAGTCGATCATGCAAACTTTGCTCAGTGCATTCTCCAAAGTTTCTGGTTGACTATCCTGTCGTAAGCGCTCACGGACGGCTTTGATCACGACCGACATAGCCGGAACAACATGCTGGGGATTAATGCCTAAGCGCACATGAACCAGTCCAATTTTCCAGCGCCGCTCAGCATAGATCTTTCCCCAGTTGTCGATGCCGGTAAACATTTCGACAAACCAATCCTCAAATGTTTTGTGTAAGCGCTGCAACCGCCCTTCGCTACTATTGAGAATTTGGTTCATTTCCTCATCTCTACCCAGGTAGCTGTAAAAGACATCTGCCATTTGGGATGCAATTTGTTTCCCCCAATTCGAGGCACCTTGCAATGCCTCTTTATCAGCTTGCTCCAGTTGTACACGACGAGCTAATGTTTCCAAAAGCTTAAGCGGTTCAATGGTCATGGCACTTCCCTAAAAAGTATAGGTTGGATCGTGGAAGCGAGGCATTGAGTTTCTCCTTGTTTTGGAATTACTGAACAAGTGTACTTAAGTGCTTAAGTGATATATCAAACCAGTTAACCCTTTGATCACGTAAGTGGAGTAAAAATCACTGCCTCAATAAACTTCAACTCTTGCCAAGGCCATTATAAGAACCTCATCGAGCGGTTGTCTTGTATCTTGAGCTACAGCAGTCAATAAGATAGTCTAAAAATAGTTAAGTCAATAGTTAAGTCAAAGTGGAAAAGCCTAAGATAGATTTAGATAACCTAATAGAATCACGATGCATGCAGATTTTTCACATAATTTCATAAATCAGATAAGTGAAAGTCAAGTGTTTTTATGTCTGTTGATAATTGTTCATGACGAAGTGGTAGGCTCCCACTGACTGAGGGACTACCAGTGAACAAAATCAAGAGGGATTTGACTTGGGATCTTCAGGAGCCACGACAGCAGTTGGTTGCCTTTCTAGGGTCTTCGGGATAACTGCTAGGGGAGTGCTGGAGATCTGGGGCTGAGATGAGTTGAACTTCCTCTTCTACAGACCCCTTGCGTGAAATCTTGAGGGGTAGGAGGAGGGAGATAAGGTTACTTTACTGCCCCCGAGCCATTCTGCAGCAGCAGTAGTAGGGGAGGCAGAAACAGCCAAGCCGCCACCAGCAAGGCTACTACTGCTGCAATCAGGACTGCTCCTGCCGCACAATCTTTGGCGATCGCCGCCAGGAGATGGTATTTGTTGCCCAACGTTAGATCCACCACTGCTTCCAGGGCAGTATTCACCAACTCCAAAGCCATGACCAATCCTGTCGCCAAACTGATCAGGGCCATCTCCACGGCACTTAGCCTCAAGCCAAAGCCCAGCGCAAAAGCTACTGCCGCCACCGCCATATGAATGCGGAAGTTCCGTTGGGTGCACATAGCGTATAGCAAGCCTTTGCCCGCATAGTAAAAGCTTTTGCCCAGGTTCGTCGCCACCCGCCAGGAGGGAGGTCGTTGCCAGGGATCCACAGCCTTTGGGGAGGGATCCCTCTGAACATCTCCCAGGGTATCTGTTGCAGATGAATCAGTTGAAGGATCGGGAGCCACAACAGCCGAATTGAGGTGAACTCCGCGCCGCCGAAAAGCCACCAGTCGAGAGCGCTCCACCTGCAGACGCTGTAGAGAACGGCTAGAGCTACTGGCCATGGGTTACCTCCGAGCCTAATTGGATTGCCGACAGCAATTGCCGTTGTTGCTGCAACATCCGCTGTAGGGAGAGTTCATCCGGGTGATCCCACCCCAGTAGGTGAAGCAACCCGTGGGTGGCCAACCAAGCCAGCTCATCCGAGAGACGGTGCCCCTGAGCCTTGGCCTGCAGACGGGCCGTCTGTACCGAAATCACGATATCCCCCAGCAGCCGTACTCCCGACACTTCACGGATCCCGACGGGAGCAAGCATTTCTTGGGCAGCAAAGGCCAACACATCGGTGGGCTCATCGATTTGGCGAAACTCCCGGTTGAGCTCGCGGATGTGATCATCGGAGGTGAGGCAAAGGCTCAGTTCACATGGGGTTTTCACCCCTAGCTCCCGCAACCAAATCTCAAACCAATCATGCCAGGTGGCTTCTTCGATTGGACTTGGGATGTTGAACTGTAGGTACAGATCCAGGAATCCATCCATGTAAGCCTCACTCCACACCGATACGCCCCCTATTCTAGTGGCTGGGTCAGATTAGGCCAGATTTCTGCGGGAATTGGCGCATTTGTATCAGCGGCGCGAGCGCTTGACGAATGCGATTCTCCAACTTTTGCTCGTCAGGTACTGTATTTAAATACGCTTCTGGTGGGAATAAATCTCCAGCAATGCCCACAGCCCATGCTCCGGCCTGTAGGTATTCCAACCCATTGGCCAGGGTTACCCCTCCTGTCGGGATTAAAGGCAGGGATCCCAGCGGTTGCCGCAAATGACGAATGTACCGGGATCCCCCCAAGCTCTCCAC
Coding sequences:
- a CDS encoding S41 family peptidase, with product MSRVRAGIPSLLRWGIRVWILGCLLWGVLGSGAGQVQASRWGEEQQLIAQAWAYVDRAYVDPAFNGQNWWQVRQRVLSRPLSERQQTYHAIEEMLATLGDPFTRFLDKEHYLSLQTSTAGELSGIGLQIAIDDQGSVRVIAPMEGTPAEQAGIQSQDEILEVNQVPVAGLSLDEVAERMRGPSGTPVTLKVKRQDRIWELELVRQSITINPVRTRFFQQPEGTIAYIRLNQFNGNAATQVRQAIQAAENQGVQGYILDLRNNPGGLLQAAIEIARFWIPSGNIVLVTDRHGIQDSIPATGDILTEAPLVVLVNQGSASASEVLAGALQDSGRAQLVGTRTFGKGLIQSLLELADGSGLAVTTAKYLTPSGHDIHRQGIQPDVVVAEGSVPLTAETLAGPEDVQLQRALQLFGQPMPLAKGRPLGQAA
- a CDS encoding diacylglycerol kinase family protein produces the protein MGDVQRDPSPKAVDPWQRPPSWRVATNLGKSFYYAGKGLLYAMCTQRNFRIHMAVAAVAFALGFGLRLSAVEMALISLATGLVMALELVNTALEAVVDLTLGNKYHLLAAIAKDCAAGAVLIAAVVALLVAAWLFLPPLLLLLQNGSGAVK
- a CDS encoding GTP-binding protein, whose translation is MEIMRIVIAGPVGSGKSSLIRTISEIEPVDTDKQATDEVSQLKRTTTVAMDFGRLQFGPNVALHLYGTPGQERFNFMWEILISKAHAFILLVSSHRPQDFLPARRILAFMRRRTQVPMIIGLSHVDHPNAWPVGEIATALGYLSPHRRPPMVPVNALDRDSAINLITALIQTYAAQQAKELQEVLSH
- a CDS encoding protoglobin domain-containing protein; protein product: MTIEPLKLLETLARRVQLEQADKEALQGASNWGKQIASQMADVFYSYLGRDEEMNQILNSSEGRLQRLHKTFEDWFVEMFTGIDNWGKIYAERRWKIGLVHVRLGINPQHVVPAMSVVIKAVRERLRQDSQPETLENALSKVCMIDLAFMEQAYVEVSSQAVLQETGWTQALFQRLIATGAAAI
- the petB gene encoding cytochrome b6; translation: MSKVYDWLDERLEITPFVDDATGKFIPPHVNIFYCLGGVTLVCFLIQFATGFAMTFYYRPTVAEAFESVNYIMTQVNFGWLLRSIHRWSASMMVLMMILHTFRVYLTGGFKKPRELTWVTGVILAVLTVSFGVTGYSLPWDQVGYWAVKIVSGVPSAIPVVGDLLVQLIRGGEAVGQGTLTRFYSLHTFVLPWLIAVFMTMHFLMIRRQGISGPL
- a CDS encoding DUF4388 domain-containing protein, translating into MKITGYLSEFSLGELFRFLQEGQKSGCLSIQPVGEPVQLKEEVENFYIFLQHGKIVAAANRLDHQGLRTLIGHRGWLRAATIEHLLRLSANKEPLGLYLKIQGALTTEQLKLLFKQQVLTPIPKLFTLEEGYFTFDDGYPPPYAEMTGLVASPQQVALSGLRLVNSWSNLIEKLPLPTSTLMSTIRGNPPYQLTSLEWQVWEYANGTTTISDIAAVLRQPPLEIQKVGFCLITVGIVEEVFTINERYSEPVLVPGGESAEGGQLSQSFLNSLLSFLQSKVRT
- the petD gene encoding cytochrome b6-f complex subunit IV, which produces MAVSKQVVATEAITRKVDLDNPKVVAKLKKNMGHMTYGEPAWPNDLLYMFPVVILGTIGLIVALSVMDPAGVGEPADPFATPLEILPEWYLYPAFHLLRIAPNKLLGIALMSAIPVGLLFVPFIENVNKFQNPLRRPVATTVFLIGTLVTLYLGIGATLPLDKWVTLGLF
- a CDS encoding phycobiliprotein lyase; amino-acid sequence: MKPLEQFHHFFNCCIGAWSTERTYHHLTRGEVERSRTEFTIRTLTPDLKHKVLADNHYPNHSVDGFLGFHLAFETVSETGEEVAQELNMLFVPQQENSRGLEGDYLRDRAYEEDRPIVATFRFDPGSLQLSMTTIYTHVVAVDSITLLNPRLRLRQILTYQRPPAGQPLHDLILVGFGVEQKLT
- a CDS encoding roadblock/LC7 domain-containing protein; protein product: MAINLGKLESTLQQFVANTASVQGTALVSPDGLTLASSLMGGMDEERVAAMSAAMLSLSERISRELSRGKVERILVEGEAGLGILTSCTQEAVLLVLADSSAKLGLLNLEIKEIVKELSSCFSSSLSTAAV
- the ybeY gene encoding rRNA maturation RNase YbeY, with the protein product MDGFLDLYLQFNIPSPIEEATWHDWFEIWLRELGVKTPCELSLCLTSDDHIRELNREFRQIDEPTDVLAFAAQEMLAPVGIREVSGVRLLGDIVISVQTARLQAKAQGHRLSDELAWLATHGLLHLLGWDHPDELSLQRMLQQQRQLLSAIQLGSEVTHGQ
- the thrB gene encoding homoserine kinase, coding for MVKEQVQVIVPATTANLGPGFDCIGAALDLHNRFQFREIPSGLSIHYRGGDHVSQSKDNLVYRAFSRAFELLSKPVPGVEIEITLNVPLSRGLGSSATAIVGGLLGANAIGGLNLAPETLLQLAIALEGHPDNVVPALQGSCQLCVQGQQGQWVFCPIEWHESIGLLAVVPNFKLSTQAAREILPKSVSLADAVFSSSHLGLLIRSLQLGRVDWLRVALQDRLHQPARLELITGFKTVQAAAQAAGAYGVVISGAGPTLLALCAPDDRERVGSAMVSAWAQLDIEAEAKLLNLDRQGGRVLEVP